The following are encoded together in the Camelus ferus isolate YT-003-E chromosome 30, BCGSAC_Cfer_1.0, whole genome shotgun sequence genome:
- the ADNP2 gene encoding activity-dependent neuroprotector homeobox protein 2 isoform X1, translating to MFQIPVENLDNIRKVRKKVKSILVDIGLDSCKELLKDLKGFDPGEKYFYNTSWGDISLWEPSGKKVISTFITSDSPGPRFDDTVSLHHHASASTAFVQNTLALGILTLKKIPRYRTKPYCCSLCKYSTKVLTSFKNHLHRYHEDEIDQELVIPCPNCVFSSQPKVVGRHFRMFHAPVRKVQNYTVNILGETKSSRSDVISFTCLKCNFSNTLYYSMKKHVLVAHFHYLINSYFGLRTEELGEQPKADDTLCTEKMPPSDRYYCKKCSANASSQDALMYHILTSDVHRDLENKLRSVISEHIKKPGLLKQMHIAPKPAAHTAAPASGSAVGASATPPCFRLALPQASQSQTSGQPVQGAAPPATVASGASGSLTHSPPAVAQSHVTLVSSPLPVGQNSLALPPSTPQPVFLSHGVPLSQAANSPVLPLSKPVGPINKSVGTGVLPINQTIRPGVLPLNQPVGPVSRPVGPGVLSVNRPVGSGVLPVNPSVTPGVLQAVSPGVISVSRTVPSGVLPAGQMTPAGVIPSGQAATSGVLPAGQMVQSGVLPIGQTAPSGMLPTGLTVPPRVLPPGQTVPLRVLPAGQVVPPGLLPPNQTVSSGVLPVTQGVNSGVLQLSQPVVSGVLPVGQPVRPGVLQLNQAVNTSILPANQPVRPGASQNTTFLTSGSILRQLIPTGKQVNGIPTYTLAPVSVTLPVPPGGVATVAPPQMPIQLLQSGTAAQMASSVASMPSPPVVVNAAQNVLVQASSSVSESNQALKQAKQWKTCPVCNELFPSNVYQVHMEVAHKHSESKSAEKLEPEKLAACAPFLKWMREKTVRCLSCKCLVSEEELIHHLLMHGLGCLFCPSTFHDIRGLSEHSRTMHLGKKKLPVDYSNKGFQLDIDANGNLLFPHLDFITILPKEELGEREVYLAVLAGIHSKSLVPVYIKVRPQTEGASGRPGRQALTCPFCFGTFVTAEAYELHLKERHHITPTVHTLLKSPAFKCIHCCGVYTGNMTLAAIAIHLLRCRSAPKDSSSDVQVQPSFIENSELLLVNGEVIQDSSFSVKRKLPDGHFGAEDQRDGEERPPVTHAATDPAPEKGTSVVPCKRQRNESRTEGPLVSDDALQILALDPKKYEDRSYEEKKQFLRDYFHKRPYPSRKEIELLSSLLWVWKIDVASFFGKRRYICMKAIKNHKPSVLLGFDMSELKNVKHRLNFEYEPQNL from the exons atgtttcaaattccTGTGGAGAATCTTGACAACATCAGGAAGGTACgaaaaaaggtgaaaagcatTCTTGTGGATATTGGACTTGACAGCTGCAAGGAGTTGCTGAAG gacctTAAAGGCTTTGATCCAGGAGAGAAGTACTTTTATAACACATCATGGGGAGATATTTCTCTCTGGGAACCTTCTGGAAAGAAAGTg ATTAGCACATTCATCACATCAGACTCGCCGGGTCCCAGATTTGATGACACTGTCTCCCTGCACCACCATGCTTCGGCCTCCACTGCGTTTGTCCAAAATACGTTGGCCTTGGGAATTTTGACTTTAAAGAAGATTCCT agATACCGAACAAAACCATACTGTTGTAGCCTCTGTAAATATTCCACAAAAGTGCTTACTTCATTCAAAAATCATTTACATCGTTATCACGAAGATGAAATTGACCAAGAGCTGGTGATCCCTTGCCCAAACTGTGTGTTTTCCTCTCAACCCAAAGTTGTGGGAAGACACTTCAGAATGTTTCATGCACCTGTTCGGAAAGTCCAGAACTACACAGTGAATATTTTAGGTGAAACTAAATCGTCTAGGAGTGATGTGATAAGTTTTACgtgtttaaaatgtaacttttcaaaCACTCTGTACTACAGCATGAAGAAGCATGTGCTGGTAGCCCATTTTCACTATTTAATTAACTCCTACTTTGGCCTGAGAACTGAGGAATTGGGTGAGCAACCGAAAGCTGACGATACCCTTTGTACGGAGAAGATGCCCCCTTCTGACAGATATTACTGTAAAAAATGCAGTGCCAACGCCAGCAGCCAGGATGCTTTAATGTATCACATTCTGACCTCGGATGTGCACAGGGATTTGGAGAACAAGCTCAGGTCCGTGATCTCAGAGCACATCAAGAAGCCTGGGCTTCTGAAGCAGATGCACATTGCGCCCAAGCCAGCTGCACACACGGCTGCCCCTGCCAGCGGCAGCGCTGTGGGCGCCTCGGCCACGCCTCCGTGCTTCCGCCTTGCCTTGCCGCAGGCCAGTCAGAGCCAGACCTCAGGACAGCCAGTTCAGGGTGCAGCCCCGCCGGCGACCGTGGCCTCGGGTGCTTCTGGAAGCCTCACCCACTCTCCGCCAGCCGTTGCCCAGTCCCACGTGACTCTGGTCTCCAGTCCTCTGCCCGTGGGCCAGAACAGCCTCGCTCTGCCACCCTCGACGCCACAGCCTGTCTTTCTCTCCCACGGAGTCCCGCTTAGTCAAGCAGCAAACTCTCCTGTGTTGCCCTTGAGTAAGCCAGTTGGACCCATAAATAAGTCTGTTGGAACTGGTGTCCTTCCCATAAACCAGACCATCCGCCCAGGGGTTTTGCCCCTCAACCAGCCTGTTGGGCCTGTAAGCAGACCAGTGGGGCCTGGAGTTCTTTCGGTAAATAGGCCCGTTGGGTCTGGTGTCCTTCCTGTCAATCCCTCTGTCACCCCTGGGGTGCTTCAGGCGGTCTCACCAGGGGTGATTTCTGTGAGTCGGACGGTCCCATCAGGAGTGCTTCCTGCAGGACAGATGACCCCTGCTGGGGTCATCCCTTCGGGACAGGCAGCAACTTCCGGGGTCCTCCCTGCTGGCCAGATGGTTCAGTCGGGGGTTCTCCCCATCGGCCAGACGGCTCCATCAGGGATGCTCCCCACTGGGCTGACGGTCCCACCACGGGTTCTCCCTCCTGGCCAGACAGTTCCCCTGAGGGTTCTCCCTGCCGGCCAGGTGGTCCCACCAGGGCTCCTTCCTCCCAACCAGACGGTCTCATCAGGTGTTCTCCCGGTGACCCAGGGTGTTAACTCTGGTGTTCTTCAGCTCAGCCAGCCTGTTGTGTCAGGGGTTCTTCCTGTGGGCCAGCCAGTGAGGCCAGGGGTCCTGCAGCTTAATCAGGCTGTGAACACCAGCATTCTGCCTGCAAATCAGCCTGTCAGACCCGGTGCTTCACAAAACACCACTTTCCTGACATCAGGCTCCATCCTCAGACAACTGATACCCACAGGAAAACAAGTGAATGGGATTCCCACGTACACACTCGCCCCGGTTTCTGTCACTTTGCCTGTGCCACCTGGGGGTGTTGCCACTGTTGCCCCTCCCCAGATGCCCATCCAGCTGCTGCAGTCGGGCACAGCTGCACAGATGGCCAGTTCCGTGGCCAGCATGCCCTCCCCGCCAGTGGTGGTGAATGCCGCTCAGAATGTGTTGGTTCAGGCCTCTTCATCAGTGTCAGAGTCAAATCAGGCACTCAAGCAGGCGAAGCAGTGGAAGACCTGCCCAGTGTGCAACGAGCTCTTCCCTTCCAATGTCTACCAGGTCCACATGGAAGTGGCGCACAAGCACAGTGAGTCCAAGTCTGCTGAAAAACTGGAGCCGGAGAAGCTGGCGGCGTGCGCACCATTTCTGAAGTGGATGCGGGAGAAGACGGTGCGGTGTCTGTCCTGCAAGTGCTTAGTCTCGGAGGAGGAGCTCATCCACCACCTGCTGATGCACGGCCTGGGCTGCTTGTTCTGCCCGTCCACCTTCCATGACATCAGAGGCCTTTCGGAGCACAGTAGGACCATGCACCTGGGGAAGAAGAAATTGCCCGTGGATTACAGTAACAAAGGCTTTCAGCTGGATATTGATGCCAACGGCAACCTGCTGTTCCCCCACCTCGACTTCATTACCATCTTGCccaaggaggagctgggggagcgGGAAGTCTACTTGGCAGTCCTGGCTGGGATACACTCCAAGTCGCTGGTGCCTGTATACATCAAGGTGCGGCCCCAGACCGAGGGCGCCTCTGGGAGGCCCGGCAGACAGGCCCTGACCTGCCCCTTTTGCTTTGGCACCTTTGTGACGGCAGAAGCGTACGAGCTGCACCTGAAGGAGAGGCACCACATCACGCCCACAGTCCACACGCTTCTGAAGTCGCCGGCGTTCAAGTGCATCCACTGCTGTGGGGTCTACACGGGCAACATGACCCTGGCCGCCATCGCCATCCACCTGCTGCGCTGTCGGAGTGCTCCGAAGGACAGCAGCTCCGATGTCCAGGTCCAGCCGAGCTTCATCGAGAACAGTGAGCTGCTTTTAGTCAACGGTGAGGTGATCCAGGACTCCAGTTTTTCTGTGAAGAGAAAGCTGCCTGATGGCCACTTTGGGGCAGAAGACCAGAGGGACGGCGAGGAGAGGCCTCCTGTCACACACGCTGCCACAGACCCGGCTCCAGAAAAGGGGACGAGTGTTGTGCCTTGTAAAAGACAGAGGAATGAAAGCCGGACGGAGGGGCCACTTGTTAGTGACGATGCTCTTCAGATTTTAGCATTAGACCCTAAGAAATATGAAGACCGttcttatgaagaaaaaaagcagtttctTAGAGATTATTTTCACAAGAGACCATATCCTAGTAGAAAGGAAATAGAGCTGTTATCCTCACTCTTATGGGTGTGGAAAATTGATGTGGCTTCattctttggaaaaagaagatacatttgCATGAAAGCAATAAAAAATCACAAGCCTTCTGTACTTTTAGGCTTTGATATGTCTgaacttaaaaatgttaaacacagattGAACTTTGAGTATGAACCAcaaaacttgtaa
- the ADNP2 gene encoding activity-dependent neuroprotector homeobox protein 2 isoform X3 yields MFQIPVENLDNIRKVRKKVKSILVDIGLDSCKELLKRYRTKPYCCSLCKYSTKVLTSFKNHLHRYHEDEIDQELVIPCPNCVFSSQPKVVGRHFRMFHAPVRKVQNYTVNILGETKSSRSDVISFTCLKCNFSNTLYYSMKKHVLVAHFHYLINSYFGLRTEELGEQPKADDTLCTEKMPPSDRYYCKKCSANASSQDALMYHILTSDVHRDLENKLRSVISEHIKKPGLLKQMHIAPKPAAHTAAPASGSAVGASATPPCFRLALPQASQSQTSGQPVQGAAPPATVASGASGSLTHSPPAVAQSHVTLVSSPLPVGQNSLALPPSTPQPVFLSHGVPLSQAANSPVLPLSKPVGPINKSVGTGVLPINQTIRPGVLPLNQPVGPVSRPVGPGVLSVNRPVGSGVLPVNPSVTPGVLQAVSPGVISVSRTVPSGVLPAGQMTPAGVIPSGQAATSGVLPAGQMVQSGVLPIGQTAPSGMLPTGLTVPPRVLPPGQTVPLRVLPAGQVVPPGLLPPNQTVSSGVLPVTQGVNSGVLQLSQPVVSGVLPVGQPVRPGVLQLNQAVNTSILPANQPVRPGASQNTTFLTSGSILRQLIPTGKQVNGIPTYTLAPVSVTLPVPPGGVATVAPPQMPIQLLQSGTAAQMASSVASMPSPPVVVNAAQNVLVQASSSVSESNQALKQAKQWKTCPVCNELFPSNVYQVHMEVAHKHSESKSAEKLEPEKLAACAPFLKWMREKTVRCLSCKCLVSEEELIHHLLMHGLGCLFCPSTFHDIRGLSEHSRTMHLGKKKLPVDYSNKGFQLDIDANGNLLFPHLDFITILPKEELGEREVYLAVLAGIHSKSLVPVYIKVRPQTEGASGRPGRQALTCPFCFGTFVTAEAYELHLKERHHITPTVHTLLKSPAFKCIHCCGVYTGNMTLAAIAIHLLRCRSAPKDSSSDVQVQPSFIENSELLLVNGEVIQDSSFSVKRKLPDGHFGAEDQRDGEERPPVTHAATDPAPEKGTSVVPCKRQRNESRTEGPLVSDDALQILALDPKKYEDRSYEEKKQFLRDYFHKRPYPSRKEIELLSSLLWVWKIDVASFFGKRRYICMKAIKNHKPSVLLGFDMSELKNVKHRLNFEYEPQNL; encoded by the exons atgtttcaaattccTGTGGAGAATCTTGACAACATCAGGAAGGTACgaaaaaaggtgaaaagcatTCTTGTGGATATTGGACTTGACAGCTGCAAGGAGTTGCTGAAG agATACCGAACAAAACCATACTGTTGTAGCCTCTGTAAATATTCCACAAAAGTGCTTACTTCATTCAAAAATCATTTACATCGTTATCACGAAGATGAAATTGACCAAGAGCTGGTGATCCCTTGCCCAAACTGTGTGTTTTCCTCTCAACCCAAAGTTGTGGGAAGACACTTCAGAATGTTTCATGCACCTGTTCGGAAAGTCCAGAACTACACAGTGAATATTTTAGGTGAAACTAAATCGTCTAGGAGTGATGTGATAAGTTTTACgtgtttaaaatgtaacttttcaaaCACTCTGTACTACAGCATGAAGAAGCATGTGCTGGTAGCCCATTTTCACTATTTAATTAACTCCTACTTTGGCCTGAGAACTGAGGAATTGGGTGAGCAACCGAAAGCTGACGATACCCTTTGTACGGAGAAGATGCCCCCTTCTGACAGATATTACTGTAAAAAATGCAGTGCCAACGCCAGCAGCCAGGATGCTTTAATGTATCACATTCTGACCTCGGATGTGCACAGGGATTTGGAGAACAAGCTCAGGTCCGTGATCTCAGAGCACATCAAGAAGCCTGGGCTTCTGAAGCAGATGCACATTGCGCCCAAGCCAGCTGCACACACGGCTGCCCCTGCCAGCGGCAGCGCTGTGGGCGCCTCGGCCACGCCTCCGTGCTTCCGCCTTGCCTTGCCGCAGGCCAGTCAGAGCCAGACCTCAGGACAGCCAGTTCAGGGTGCAGCCCCGCCGGCGACCGTGGCCTCGGGTGCTTCTGGAAGCCTCACCCACTCTCCGCCAGCCGTTGCCCAGTCCCACGTGACTCTGGTCTCCAGTCCTCTGCCCGTGGGCCAGAACAGCCTCGCTCTGCCACCCTCGACGCCACAGCCTGTCTTTCTCTCCCACGGAGTCCCGCTTAGTCAAGCAGCAAACTCTCCTGTGTTGCCCTTGAGTAAGCCAGTTGGACCCATAAATAAGTCTGTTGGAACTGGTGTCCTTCCCATAAACCAGACCATCCGCCCAGGGGTTTTGCCCCTCAACCAGCCTGTTGGGCCTGTAAGCAGACCAGTGGGGCCTGGAGTTCTTTCGGTAAATAGGCCCGTTGGGTCTGGTGTCCTTCCTGTCAATCCCTCTGTCACCCCTGGGGTGCTTCAGGCGGTCTCACCAGGGGTGATTTCTGTGAGTCGGACGGTCCCATCAGGAGTGCTTCCTGCAGGACAGATGACCCCTGCTGGGGTCATCCCTTCGGGACAGGCAGCAACTTCCGGGGTCCTCCCTGCTGGCCAGATGGTTCAGTCGGGGGTTCTCCCCATCGGCCAGACGGCTCCATCAGGGATGCTCCCCACTGGGCTGACGGTCCCACCACGGGTTCTCCCTCCTGGCCAGACAGTTCCCCTGAGGGTTCTCCCTGCCGGCCAGGTGGTCCCACCAGGGCTCCTTCCTCCCAACCAGACGGTCTCATCAGGTGTTCTCCCGGTGACCCAGGGTGTTAACTCTGGTGTTCTTCAGCTCAGCCAGCCTGTTGTGTCAGGGGTTCTTCCTGTGGGCCAGCCAGTGAGGCCAGGGGTCCTGCAGCTTAATCAGGCTGTGAACACCAGCATTCTGCCTGCAAATCAGCCTGTCAGACCCGGTGCTTCACAAAACACCACTTTCCTGACATCAGGCTCCATCCTCAGACAACTGATACCCACAGGAAAACAAGTGAATGGGATTCCCACGTACACACTCGCCCCGGTTTCTGTCACTTTGCCTGTGCCACCTGGGGGTGTTGCCACTGTTGCCCCTCCCCAGATGCCCATCCAGCTGCTGCAGTCGGGCACAGCTGCACAGATGGCCAGTTCCGTGGCCAGCATGCCCTCCCCGCCAGTGGTGGTGAATGCCGCTCAGAATGTGTTGGTTCAGGCCTCTTCATCAGTGTCAGAGTCAAATCAGGCACTCAAGCAGGCGAAGCAGTGGAAGACCTGCCCAGTGTGCAACGAGCTCTTCCCTTCCAATGTCTACCAGGTCCACATGGAAGTGGCGCACAAGCACAGTGAGTCCAAGTCTGCTGAAAAACTGGAGCCGGAGAAGCTGGCGGCGTGCGCACCATTTCTGAAGTGGATGCGGGAGAAGACGGTGCGGTGTCTGTCCTGCAAGTGCTTAGTCTCGGAGGAGGAGCTCATCCACCACCTGCTGATGCACGGCCTGGGCTGCTTGTTCTGCCCGTCCACCTTCCATGACATCAGAGGCCTTTCGGAGCACAGTAGGACCATGCACCTGGGGAAGAAGAAATTGCCCGTGGATTACAGTAACAAAGGCTTTCAGCTGGATATTGATGCCAACGGCAACCTGCTGTTCCCCCACCTCGACTTCATTACCATCTTGCccaaggaggagctgggggagcgGGAAGTCTACTTGGCAGTCCTGGCTGGGATACACTCCAAGTCGCTGGTGCCTGTATACATCAAGGTGCGGCCCCAGACCGAGGGCGCCTCTGGGAGGCCCGGCAGACAGGCCCTGACCTGCCCCTTTTGCTTTGGCACCTTTGTGACGGCAGAAGCGTACGAGCTGCACCTGAAGGAGAGGCACCACATCACGCCCACAGTCCACACGCTTCTGAAGTCGCCGGCGTTCAAGTGCATCCACTGCTGTGGGGTCTACACGGGCAACATGACCCTGGCCGCCATCGCCATCCACCTGCTGCGCTGTCGGAGTGCTCCGAAGGACAGCAGCTCCGATGTCCAGGTCCAGCCGAGCTTCATCGAGAACAGTGAGCTGCTTTTAGTCAACGGTGAGGTGATCCAGGACTCCAGTTTTTCTGTGAAGAGAAAGCTGCCTGATGGCCACTTTGGGGCAGAAGACCAGAGGGACGGCGAGGAGAGGCCTCCTGTCACACACGCTGCCACAGACCCGGCTCCAGAAAAGGGGACGAGTGTTGTGCCTTGTAAAAGACAGAGGAATGAAAGCCGGACGGAGGGGCCACTTGTTAGTGACGATGCTCTTCAGATTTTAGCATTAGACCCTAAGAAATATGAAGACCGttcttatgaagaaaaaaagcagtttctTAGAGATTATTTTCACAAGAGACCATATCCTAGTAGAAAGGAAATAGAGCTGTTATCCTCACTCTTATGGGTGTGGAAAATTGATGTGGCTTCattctttggaaaaagaagatacatttgCATGAAAGCAATAAAAAATCACAAGCCTTCTGTACTTTTAGGCTTTGATATGTCTgaacttaaaaatgttaaacacagattGAACTTTGAGTATGAACCAcaaaacttgtaa
- the ADNP2 gene encoding activity-dependent neuroprotector homeobox protein 2 isoform X2, translating into MFQIPVENLDNIRKVRKKVKSILVDIGLDSCKELLKDLKGFDPGEKYFYNTSWGDISLWEPSGKKVRYRTKPYCCSLCKYSTKVLTSFKNHLHRYHEDEIDQELVIPCPNCVFSSQPKVVGRHFRMFHAPVRKVQNYTVNILGETKSSRSDVISFTCLKCNFSNTLYYSMKKHVLVAHFHYLINSYFGLRTEELGEQPKADDTLCTEKMPPSDRYYCKKCSANASSQDALMYHILTSDVHRDLENKLRSVISEHIKKPGLLKQMHIAPKPAAHTAAPASGSAVGASATPPCFRLALPQASQSQTSGQPVQGAAPPATVASGASGSLTHSPPAVAQSHVTLVSSPLPVGQNSLALPPSTPQPVFLSHGVPLSQAANSPVLPLSKPVGPINKSVGTGVLPINQTIRPGVLPLNQPVGPVSRPVGPGVLSVNRPVGSGVLPVNPSVTPGVLQAVSPGVISVSRTVPSGVLPAGQMTPAGVIPSGQAATSGVLPAGQMVQSGVLPIGQTAPSGMLPTGLTVPPRVLPPGQTVPLRVLPAGQVVPPGLLPPNQTVSSGVLPVTQGVNSGVLQLSQPVVSGVLPVGQPVRPGVLQLNQAVNTSILPANQPVRPGASQNTTFLTSGSILRQLIPTGKQVNGIPTYTLAPVSVTLPVPPGGVATVAPPQMPIQLLQSGTAAQMASSVASMPSPPVVVNAAQNVLVQASSSVSESNQALKQAKQWKTCPVCNELFPSNVYQVHMEVAHKHSESKSAEKLEPEKLAACAPFLKWMREKTVRCLSCKCLVSEEELIHHLLMHGLGCLFCPSTFHDIRGLSEHSRTMHLGKKKLPVDYSNKGFQLDIDANGNLLFPHLDFITILPKEELGEREVYLAVLAGIHSKSLVPVYIKVRPQTEGASGRPGRQALTCPFCFGTFVTAEAYELHLKERHHITPTVHTLLKSPAFKCIHCCGVYTGNMTLAAIAIHLLRCRSAPKDSSSDVQVQPSFIENSELLLVNGEVIQDSSFSVKRKLPDGHFGAEDQRDGEERPPVTHAATDPAPEKGTSVVPCKRQRNESRTEGPLVSDDALQILALDPKKYEDRSYEEKKQFLRDYFHKRPYPSRKEIELLSSLLWVWKIDVASFFGKRRYICMKAIKNHKPSVLLGFDMSELKNVKHRLNFEYEPQNL; encoded by the exons atgtttcaaattccTGTGGAGAATCTTGACAACATCAGGAAGGTACgaaaaaaggtgaaaagcatTCTTGTGGATATTGGACTTGACAGCTGCAAGGAGTTGCTGAAG gacctTAAAGGCTTTGATCCAGGAGAGAAGTACTTTTATAACACATCATGGGGAGATATTTCTCTCTGGGAACCTTCTGGAAAGAAAGTg agATACCGAACAAAACCATACTGTTGTAGCCTCTGTAAATATTCCACAAAAGTGCTTACTTCATTCAAAAATCATTTACATCGTTATCACGAAGATGAAATTGACCAAGAGCTGGTGATCCCTTGCCCAAACTGTGTGTTTTCCTCTCAACCCAAAGTTGTGGGAAGACACTTCAGAATGTTTCATGCACCTGTTCGGAAAGTCCAGAACTACACAGTGAATATTTTAGGTGAAACTAAATCGTCTAGGAGTGATGTGATAAGTTTTACgtgtttaaaatgtaacttttcaaaCACTCTGTACTACAGCATGAAGAAGCATGTGCTGGTAGCCCATTTTCACTATTTAATTAACTCCTACTTTGGCCTGAGAACTGAGGAATTGGGTGAGCAACCGAAAGCTGACGATACCCTTTGTACGGAGAAGATGCCCCCTTCTGACAGATATTACTGTAAAAAATGCAGTGCCAACGCCAGCAGCCAGGATGCTTTAATGTATCACATTCTGACCTCGGATGTGCACAGGGATTTGGAGAACAAGCTCAGGTCCGTGATCTCAGAGCACATCAAGAAGCCTGGGCTTCTGAAGCAGATGCACATTGCGCCCAAGCCAGCTGCACACACGGCTGCCCCTGCCAGCGGCAGCGCTGTGGGCGCCTCGGCCACGCCTCCGTGCTTCCGCCTTGCCTTGCCGCAGGCCAGTCAGAGCCAGACCTCAGGACAGCCAGTTCAGGGTGCAGCCCCGCCGGCGACCGTGGCCTCGGGTGCTTCTGGAAGCCTCACCCACTCTCCGCCAGCCGTTGCCCAGTCCCACGTGACTCTGGTCTCCAGTCCTCTGCCCGTGGGCCAGAACAGCCTCGCTCTGCCACCCTCGACGCCACAGCCTGTCTTTCTCTCCCACGGAGTCCCGCTTAGTCAAGCAGCAAACTCTCCTGTGTTGCCCTTGAGTAAGCCAGTTGGACCCATAAATAAGTCTGTTGGAACTGGTGTCCTTCCCATAAACCAGACCATCCGCCCAGGGGTTTTGCCCCTCAACCAGCCTGTTGGGCCTGTAAGCAGACCAGTGGGGCCTGGAGTTCTTTCGGTAAATAGGCCCGTTGGGTCTGGTGTCCTTCCTGTCAATCCCTCTGTCACCCCTGGGGTGCTTCAGGCGGTCTCACCAGGGGTGATTTCTGTGAGTCGGACGGTCCCATCAGGAGTGCTTCCTGCAGGACAGATGACCCCTGCTGGGGTCATCCCTTCGGGACAGGCAGCAACTTCCGGGGTCCTCCCTGCTGGCCAGATGGTTCAGTCGGGGGTTCTCCCCATCGGCCAGACGGCTCCATCAGGGATGCTCCCCACTGGGCTGACGGTCCCACCACGGGTTCTCCCTCCTGGCCAGACAGTTCCCCTGAGGGTTCTCCCTGCCGGCCAGGTGGTCCCACCAGGGCTCCTTCCTCCCAACCAGACGGTCTCATCAGGTGTTCTCCCGGTGACCCAGGGTGTTAACTCTGGTGTTCTTCAGCTCAGCCAGCCTGTTGTGTCAGGGGTTCTTCCTGTGGGCCAGCCAGTGAGGCCAGGGGTCCTGCAGCTTAATCAGGCTGTGAACACCAGCATTCTGCCTGCAAATCAGCCTGTCAGACCCGGTGCTTCACAAAACACCACTTTCCTGACATCAGGCTCCATCCTCAGACAACTGATACCCACAGGAAAACAAGTGAATGGGATTCCCACGTACACACTCGCCCCGGTTTCTGTCACTTTGCCTGTGCCACCTGGGGGTGTTGCCACTGTTGCCCCTCCCCAGATGCCCATCCAGCTGCTGCAGTCGGGCACAGCTGCACAGATGGCCAGTTCCGTGGCCAGCATGCCCTCCCCGCCAGTGGTGGTGAATGCCGCTCAGAATGTGTTGGTTCAGGCCTCTTCATCAGTGTCAGAGTCAAATCAGGCACTCAAGCAGGCGAAGCAGTGGAAGACCTGCCCAGTGTGCAACGAGCTCTTCCCTTCCAATGTCTACCAGGTCCACATGGAAGTGGCGCACAAGCACAGTGAGTCCAAGTCTGCTGAAAAACTGGAGCCGGAGAAGCTGGCGGCGTGCGCACCATTTCTGAAGTGGATGCGGGAGAAGACGGTGCGGTGTCTGTCCTGCAAGTGCTTAGTCTCGGAGGAGGAGCTCATCCACCACCTGCTGATGCACGGCCTGGGCTGCTTGTTCTGCCCGTCCACCTTCCATGACATCAGAGGCCTTTCGGAGCACAGTAGGACCATGCACCTGGGGAAGAAGAAATTGCCCGTGGATTACAGTAACAAAGGCTTTCAGCTGGATATTGATGCCAACGGCAACCTGCTGTTCCCCCACCTCGACTTCATTACCATCTTGCccaaggaggagctgggggagcgGGAAGTCTACTTGGCAGTCCTGGCTGGGATACACTCCAAGTCGCTGGTGCCTGTATACATCAAGGTGCGGCCCCAGACCGAGGGCGCCTCTGGGAGGCCCGGCAGACAGGCCCTGACCTGCCCCTTTTGCTTTGGCACCTTTGTGACGGCAGAAGCGTACGAGCTGCACCTGAAGGAGAGGCACCACATCACGCCCACAGTCCACACGCTTCTGAAGTCGCCGGCGTTCAAGTGCATCCACTGCTGTGGGGTCTACACGGGCAACATGACCCTGGCCGCCATCGCCATCCACCTGCTGCGCTGTCGGAGTGCTCCGAAGGACAGCAGCTCCGATGTCCAGGTCCAGCCGAGCTTCATCGAGAACAGTGAGCTGCTTTTAGTCAACGGTGAGGTGATCCAGGACTCCAGTTTTTCTGTGAAGAGAAAGCTGCCTGATGGCCACTTTGGGGCAGAAGACCAGAGGGACGGCGAGGAGAGGCCTCCTGTCACACACGCTGCCACAGACCCGGCTCCAGAAAAGGGGACGAGTGTTGTGCCTTGTAAAAGACAGAGGAATGAAAGCCGGACGGAGGGGCCACTTGTTAGTGACGATGCTCTTCAGATTTTAGCATTAGACCCTAAGAAATATGAAGACCGttcttatgaagaaaaaaagcagtttctTAGAGATTATTTTCACAAGAGACCATATCCTAGTAGAAAGGAAATAGAGCTGTTATCCTCACTCTTATGGGTGTGGAAAATTGATGTGGCTTCattctttggaaaaagaagatacatttgCATGAAAGCAATAAAAAATCACAAGCCTTCTGTACTTTTAGGCTTTGATATGTCTgaacttaaaaatgttaaacacagattGAACTTTGAGTATGAACCAcaaaacttgtaa